Proteins from a single region of Streptomyces sp. HUAS 15-9:
- a CDS encoding amidohydrolase: MSPAPADLIITGCTALVHDDQERIRFREDAAIVVRDRVIDTVTGSAAVRDLPAAERVDARGQVAMPGLINCHTHAPMVALRGLAEDLPTEEWFNDVVWPVESNLTERDVELGARLACAEMIRGGVTCFADHYFAMDAVAAVVAECGIRAHLGEAYFSSQGAEGREKSLEFALRHRGGADGRITTALAPHAPYTVTDDDLAATAELARAHGLPVHIHAAENRDQTEAGLARHGMTPIELLDRTGLLDTDLLIAHGTGIVERDLPLLERTRGRTAVATAPRGYLRFGWPTTTPVRALRSVGVPVGLATDGAASNNSLDVWESMTLTALVQKSAEGDPRRLTSRQALHHATLQSAQAVGLGGRVGALAPGHRADIVLVDLTGPHTQPVHDLAATLVHSARSSDVRTTVVDGRILMRDRELLTIDVPAVVQELTGRLPTLVDRSHGKRVQEYKT, from the coding sequence ATGAGTCCCGCGCCCGCCGACCTCATCATCACTGGATGCACCGCCCTGGTGCACGACGATCAAGAACGGATCAGGTTCCGGGAGGACGCCGCGATCGTCGTACGGGACCGGGTCATCGACACGGTGACCGGCTCCGCGGCCGTACGCGACCTGCCCGCCGCCGAGCGCGTGGACGCCCGCGGGCAGGTCGCGATGCCCGGTCTGATCAACTGTCACACGCACGCGCCGATGGTGGCCCTGCGCGGTCTGGCCGAGGATCTGCCGACCGAGGAGTGGTTCAACGACGTCGTGTGGCCCGTCGAGTCCAACCTGACCGAGAGGGATGTGGAGCTGGGCGCGCGGCTGGCCTGCGCCGAGATGATCCGCGGCGGCGTCACCTGCTTCGCCGACCACTACTTCGCTATGGACGCGGTCGCCGCCGTCGTCGCAGAGTGCGGGATCAGGGCCCATCTGGGGGAGGCCTACTTCTCCTCGCAAGGGGCCGAAGGCCGGGAGAAGTCGCTGGAGTTCGCGCTGCGGCACCGGGGTGGCGCGGACGGCCGTATCACCACCGCCCTCGCCCCGCACGCCCCCTACACCGTCACGGACGACGACCTCGCCGCCACCGCCGAACTCGCCCGCGCCCACGGTCTGCCCGTCCACATCCACGCCGCCGAGAACCGCGACCAGACCGAGGCCGGCCTCGCCCGGCACGGTATGACCCCGATCGAGCTACTGGACCGCACCGGGCTCCTCGACACCGACCTGCTCATCGCCCACGGCACCGGCATCGTCGAACGCGACCTGCCCCTGCTGGAGCGCACGCGGGGCCGTACGGCGGTGGCCACCGCGCCCCGCGGCTACCTCAGGTTCGGCTGGCCCACCACCACACCGGTACGGGCGCTGCGTTCCGTCGGCGTCCCCGTCGGACTCGCCACGGACGGCGCCGCCTCAAACAACTCCCTCGACGTGTGGGAGTCGATGACCCTGACGGCCCTGGTGCAGAAGTCCGCCGAGGGCGACCCGCGCCGGCTGACGTCCCGGCAAGCCCTGCACCACGCAACCCTCCAGAGCGCACAGGCGGTCGGCCTGGGCGGCCGCGTCGGCGCCCTCGCGCCCGGCCACCGGGCCGACATCGTCCTCGTCGACCTCACCGGACCGCACACCCAGCCCGTCCACGACCTCGCCGCCACCCTCGTACACAGCGCACGGTCCTCCGACGTCCGCACCACCGTCGTCGACGGCCGCATCCTGATGCGCGACCGCGAGCTGCTGACCATCGATGTGCCCGCCGTGGTGCAGGAGTTGACGGGACGGCTGCCGACGCTCGTCGACCGGAGCCACGGGAAGCGCGTCCAGGAATACAAAACCTGA